The Gemmatimonadota bacterium genome has a window encoding:
- a CDS encoding potassium channel protein produces the protein MNPKHKLIGASLAIVVILGFGTLGFKLLTEWTWFESFYFTLITITTIGYTEPADLTENGRYFGTLLIVVGVGTLGYALSVAVQSVVSLEIVSSLGKRRLMNEIQELKDHYIVCGAGRVGRRIGQEITTRGLDCVLIETKDGAEPFDSDGYRVLEGDATKEDVLKSAGIERARGIVCAVSSDPENLYITLTARDLNPDIHIVARANEESVIPRLTRAGADKVVSPVITGSRQMAQMLLKPAVADFMELASMADKLDLELDQIEVGPGSGLTGSSVGGGVIGSSHDVIVIAVQGSGGNVVFNPGSDRKLESGDILIVMGSRDELMKLRRTADPSGVP, from the coding sequence ATGAATCCCAAGCACAAACTCATAGGGGCCTCCCTCGCCATCGTGGTCATCCTGGGATTCGGTACCCTGGGATTCAAGCTGCTGACGGAGTGGACCTGGTTCGAAAGCTTCTACTTCACCTTGATCACTATCACGACCATCGGGTATACCGAACCGGCCGACCTCACCGAAAACGGCCGCTACTTCGGCACGCTCCTGATCGTCGTGGGCGTCGGGACGCTGGGTTACGCGCTTTCCGTCGCCGTACAGTCGGTCGTATCGCTCGAAATCGTCTCCTCACTGGGGAAGAGGCGTCTCATGAATGAAATCCAGGAACTGAAAGACCATTATATCGTCTGCGGCGCGGGCCGCGTCGGCAGGAGAATCGGACAGGAAATAACCACCCGTGGCCTGGACTGCGTGCTCATCGAGACCAAAGACGGTGCAGAGCCCTTCGATTCGGACGGTTACCGCGTGCTGGAGGGCGACGCCACGAAAGAGGATGTGTTGAAGTCGGCGGGTATCGAACGGGCGAGGGGCATCGTATGCGCCGTGTCGTCCGATCCGGAGAACCTGTACATTACCCTGACGGCGCGGGACCTGAACCCGGATATCCACATCGTGGCCCGGGCCAACGAGGAGTCCGTTATCCCCAGGCTGACCCGCGCCGGGGCGGACAAGGTGGTCTCTCCGGTCATCACGGGTTCCCGGCAGATGGCGCAGATGCTGCTCAAGCCGGCCGTGGCCGACTTCATGGAGCTGGCGTCCATGGCGGACAAGCTCGACCTGGAACTCGACCAGATCGAGGTCGGGCCGGGATCGGGGCTCACGGGATCATCCGTAGGGGGCGGCGTCATCGGTTCGTCCCATGACGTGATCGTTATCGCCGTCCAGGGGTCCGGCGGAAACGTCGTCTTCAACCCGGGAAGCGACCGGAAGCTGGAATCCGGAGACATCCTGATCGTCATGGGAAGCCGCGACGAACTGATGAAATTGCGCAGGACCGCAGATCCATCCGGCGTTCCCTAG